In the Streptomyces fradiae ATCC 10745 = DSM 40063 genome, CGGCGGTGGTCGTCGGTTCGGCCATGGAGTGCTCCCAGGGTGGTGACGTGGAGTGAGGCGCGGGGTGCCGGACGGGCGCCGGGCGGTGATGGGCGCTGGGCTGGGTCGCGGCGCGTACGGGAGGGGCGGGCCGGGCCTGAGCGCGGGCCGTGGGGGGCGCGCCTGAGGGGCGGGCGGCGGCGCGGGGCGAGCCGTGCGGCGCCCTCAGGCGGCGCGGGCCCCGCCGGTCCCGCCGGTCCCGCCGGTCCTGTGGGTCCCGTCGGTGTCACGGCGGAGCCGGACCGGGCGGCCGTTGCGCCAGAGCCGCCCCCCGCTCACGCCGTCGAACCAGCTCTCGGCGGGTGCCACCGCCTCCAGGCAGCGGCGTACCACCGGGCACCGGCCGCAGGCCGCCAGCGCGGGTGCGGCCTCCGCCTCGCGGCGGGCGAACACGACGTGCGGGGGCAGCCCCGAGCACGCGGCCGCGGCCCGCCAGCCGAAGAACTCCATGACCTCGGACGGCGGCGGGGACGGGTGCGGGGCGGACGGCATGCGGGGCTCCTGAGCGCGGTGGGAAAGGGGACCGGAGAGAGGTCGCGGACACGCACCCTGCCATGTTGCGTGCGAGCCCGCAACTAACTTCGTGTTCCGG is a window encoding:
- a CDS encoding WhiB family transcriptional regulator, yielding MPSAPHPSPPPSEVMEFFGWRAAAACSGLPPHVVFARREAEAAPALAACGRCPVVRRCLEAVAPAESWFDGVSGGRLWRNGRPVRLRRDTDGTHRTGGTGGTGGARAA